AGGATTTCTGCCAGCGCAGGTTTGAACTGTCGATAGTCGTCCGCCTTGCGAGCGGCATCCCACGACTGTTGGCCACGAACGGTGGCAAGCGAAAGTCGCTGCACCAAGTCTTCGGACAGTTTGCTGTCGCGGCGAAAGTCCACATGCAGTTCACGAATGGTTGCCGCGTGATCACCGTGTGGCGGAAATTCGGCCGCCTGTTCGGACAATGTCGCTAGCTGTTCGCCGTACTTCGCATCGGTTCTTAAACGATGCACCTGAGCACGAAGTGTGGAAACCTGCTGGGCGCGATACTCGCCGGCGGCCGAAGGCATGCCGGTACGTTCATCCCATTCCAATGTGTCGGCGATGGTCTGCAGCATCGCCGCCTTTCGCGCGTGGTCACATACGTCGGCAAAGATGCGGTCGTCGATCGACATCGTTTCGGTTTTGGTTACAGGGACACTAGGAACACAAGCAAAGCCAAACGTGGGCGGATCAGGGGCGGGATTCACCCTGTTTGCCCGCCCCACGGCAAACATCGAAAGGCAACGATCAATTCTAAGTCGTCCGGAACGGCTGACCAAACCGTTCGCAACGACCAAAGGATTGGTTTACGGATCTAGTTCGTCCAGTTCATCCAGCAATCGATCTAAGGCTTGGTGGCTATCTGGGTTTGTTGCCGGTTTCGTCGCCCGTTGGTTTTCGGCCCTTATCGGATCGGCAAGCGATGCCGCGTCTGAATTGTTGGACGATTCACCCACCCCCGGGTTTGCGCGGGGCGACGTTGGTCGTCGGTCGCTATTCTCTCGGATTCCGCCCTTCGTTCCCACCGGATCAACGTTTGTTTTCTGCGGCGCCGCCGTTGTGCCCAACAGCTGAAAAGTGCGAACCTGTCGCGACTCTTGGATTCGATGAATAGCGTCGACCACATCGACCGCCGTTTCAAATTGCCCCAGATCGAACAGAAACAGGCACTTGGATCCCCCTCGTGGCGGCGGAGCGACCACATCGTTTTCGTGACGGGTTCGGGCATGGTCCTGGCACACTTGCCGGAGCGCATCGGCGGATTGTTCGATGGGAACCCAGTCCAAAACCGCGACGTCATTCTGAAGATTTTCCAGGGTCAGATGATCCGTCGATCCTGGTTCCCAGTGTTGGGGGCTTCGGACCAGCATCAGATCGACGCCTGGAACCGCGATCAGTTGTCCCACGATCTCGTCGATCATCGAGCCCGCCGCCGATGTCGGTGGCGGTGTTTGGATCAGCAAGACGTTCAATCGGACGGCCATGGGAATGCCCCTGCCCCTTCGGAACATGGAGTGAATTTTGTGCCGGTGCAGGCTAGCGAACCGCCGCGGTCCGGTCCTGAGTTTCAAAGTCTGCCACCAAGTCGTACAGCTCAAACCATAACGCGCGAAGGTCGGTCGTCGTATGAAGGTCGCGTGACGAAAGGTTGTTCAAAACCTTCTTGCGCAAACTCGAATCAGCATCCGCCAGCAACTGATCGCACAATCGATGGATCAATTCCGAATTCAAACGGGTGGCAAAAAAGTGGTCCCACCCCAGGATGCGTCGATGGCTGGTGGCCAAACAGCGTGTTCCGGATCGACGTAGGTACCTGGTCAGCAACCAACCGTTCAATCGGCCGAGTTGCTCAATACCATCGATCACCAACCAGGGATCCCGATGACGGTGATGGTTGGCCTTGCCCATCGACCGGCGCAGCAGATTCTGATTTTCACCCGGGCTCAGATCCGATGAAAGTGTCACCCAGATTTCTGTGCCCCAGTACTGTCTGATCCGGGGGACCAACTGGTGCAGCAGGGTCGTTTTGCCAGACCCGTGCGGACCGACGATCAACTTGGGTCCGGTCGGTTTGGGCCCCGTGTCAGGGGTGATGATCCGACGAACCAGATCGTCTTGCTGAATTTCCGGATCGACAAACTGATAGGGAATCGCGCCCGGTTTGACGCGTCGGACTCGAAACGGATTGTCGCTGGGAAAGACCGGCGACATTTCGGTCATGACCGATCGACGAATCGCCGAAAAGTGCGGGGACGTTTCAGGCGTCGAAAGATCACCGTTTCCTCGCCCGACTTTTCCGCAGGCGTTGTTTCCGTCGATGCGTCCGCCAGGTTCCGTCGACCGGCCGGGGAAACGTCTTTGCCGTTTCCAGTCGTCTTTTCCAGGCCCGGCGCCGCGATGGGCCCGTCGGGCGATGTGTCAGCGACGACGAAGAAATGTTGTTCGGTGACGATTTCTTTCCCACCGTTCATGAACAACCGGACACGCAAGCACCATCGGATCGACAGAAGCCGTCCGTGGTAGCTGAGCGGTGTCGCCGGCAAGCGGCAATCGAGTGCTTGGGGCGATCCCAAATCCATCGCGGATAGTTCGGCGGTGTCGATGCGATGGAAATGATGGACCTGCAGATCTTCGTCGCCTTTGCCATCGGTGTGCCACAGAACGGACACTTCGATGCACCGGATGCGATCGGGTTGGACTCGCGATACACGCCAAGACGCACGCAGCAACCCACCGGCGTTGTACCGGCCGTCTTCACGACACAAAGTGACGTTCAACGCGGGTTGCGTCTCATGGACAAGCCCGGTGGATGAACGACGACGGGGAAACTGCGGCAGAACGATGGCCAAGGACGTGATTCTCCGGAAACGACTAATCGCCAGCGTATGGCGTTGTGGTTGCCCACGAACGAATGCATGACGTCGGGGGGCAGGTCCAAGTTGAATTGTTGCTGCCAGGGTGTGTGCGGGTCAACTCGGACGTTGTGTTCTTTCGCCAGATCTTGGTGAAATGCGTCGTAACGTTCGACACGAACGTCCGTGCCCTGATGAAAGAACGCTTCTTCCTGACAGGTCAGGTAAACCCTGAGGTTTTTGAGGCGTAACCGGCCCATTTGCGACACGTGGACGCGATATTGATTGCCGGGAACCAGCGGGTGATCGCTGATTTCAACAATCGTGGGGCCCACACCGGCCTGGCGTCGCAATTGGGCGACGAAGTGCCGAAACATTCGGACGCCCAGAAAACCGGTCGGGATCAACAATCCCGCCAGAACCCAACGCGGACGCGAAAACCAAAATCCGCTCAGCACCACTGATAAAAGAGTGAACCAAGCGGCATTCCACAGCATGGTCAGTGCGGCGGTGCCGACGATGCCGGTTTCCTGGGTCGATGCGCCCAGGCGATACGTTTGACGTTCCCCCGGACTTTCGGTCAGCCGTTTGCCTTGGGGAACGCCCGGCAACTTGACCGTTTGATCGGCCGTTGGACCGATCAATTCGATCTGTTTGGCGCGGGCCCGGATGGCCGAACGACGCTCGTTGCTGGCACCGATCTGCGAGATTCGATACAGAAGTCCCGCAATACCGGTCAGGATCGCGACGGCCGAAAGAATGCCCAGGATCCAAGTGCCCAGGCCGCTGGAGGTGATCTCCGGCGATACCTCGGGCAACGGAATCGGCGCCTGGCGGATGACGGCAACCCGACTGGCGATGATCAGCGACAGCCCGAACACGCCCAGCAAAAACAACCCGGCGTAGAACAGGGCTTCACCGACGATGCCACGGAATGTCTGTCCCAGCACGCGGCTGCCACGCTTCTTGATCCAAGGACGCAGAAGGGCGGGACCGAAATCACGCGAACGGGACGAACGCGGCATGCTCGTGGCTCAGCGGGGCTGATTCTTGATCAATGGGTGAATGGAATCAGCGGGGCTGATCCGGGCGATGGCCGGATCGGTAAAAGCCCAGGTCTTCCAGAGCACCGTAAACTTCTTCCAGCGTTTTTTCGCCGAAATTGCTGATGCTAAGCAGACGCTTGGGCGTCGCGTTGAGCAGATCGCGGACGGTCAAAATGCCGGTTTCTTCCAGACAGTTGGTCGTCCGAACCGTCAACTTCATCTCCGCGATACTCAGATCCATCCGCTCACGACGCAGTCGGGCCTGTTCGTCCGCTTGGCTCAGTGGAATGCGGGTCATCGCAAACTCCCTTTTGATGTGATCGATGATCGTCACCGGCGTGGGCCGGCCAAATTCAATTGACCGATATCACCAACCCGGCTGACTACCTAATTCCATGGCGGGGAAAGATAGCCGATCCTGCGAAATCTGGCAAACATCGACGCCGAATTGTCGCCATCGGGGCAGGAACCCGGTGTGCCGGTTCGCCGTTCGACTGGACAAGAGAGCCATCCGGAAACCCGCCCCTTGCCGGCGTTTAGGAAAACACTTCCGCCATCCAGTCGGCGATCTGGACCGACGACGTGCCGTCACCGTAGGGATTGTCGCGAATATTGGCTGCATCGGTTGATCCGCCCGCGGCCCGACCGGATTGCAGCGACTGCGAGACACTGTCGACGATCTTTTGCCGGTCGGTACCGACCAAGTGTGCCAATCCGGCGTCGACCGCTTCAGGCCGCTCGGTTTTTTCGCGAGTGACGAAGACGTCACATCCCAGCGACGGCGCTTCTTCCTGCACACCACCCGAATCGGTCAGCACCACGCGGGCACGGTCCATCAGCCAGACAAATTCGCGGTAGTCCGCCGGTGGCACCAAGTGGATGTTGTCATGTCCGTCCAGACGCTGATGGACCGGGCCTTTGACGTTGGGGTTCAGGTGCACCGGATAAATGAATTGGGCCTGGGGATGGCGATCGGACAGTTCGGCAATGGCGTCACACATGTCCGCCAATCCCTGCCCAAAGTTCTCGCGGCGATGGCCGGTAATTAGGACGACGTCGTCGGCCATCGCGAAAGGATACTTTTGCGACCAAGTTTCGGAGTTCGCGCGTTCGCGGCCAACCGCCCACATTAGCGCGTCGATCACGGTGTTGCCCGTCACACGAATCTTTGATTCATCGATGCCTTCGCGTCGTAATGCATTGGCCGCGCCTTCGGTGGGGGCACAGTGCAGCTGAGTGACGATGGCCGCGACGCGACGATTGAATTCTTCCGGCCAAGGCGCCCAAAGATCTCCGGTGCGAAGACCTGCTTCGACATGCACCACCGGAATCTTCTGATAAAAGGCGGCAACCGACGCGGTCATCACGGTGGTGGTGTCGCCTTGCACCACGACGCAGTCCGGCTTGGCTCTGACCAACGCATCGGTGACCGCCTGCATGCATGAAGCGGTCAATTCAGCCAACGTTTGACCGTGCTTCATCAGACGCAAATCAACGTCCGGCCGGATTTCAAAATACCCAAGAACTTGTTCCAGCATTTCGCGGTGTTGACCGGTGCTGCAAACGATCGGATCAAAGTCGTCGCTGCGTTCCAGGCAATGACGGATCAGCGGGGCTAGTTTAACGGCTTCGGGACGAGTTCCCAGCACGATGAAGGGGCGTATCACGGTTGCTTGCTTACCTTTTCACTTGG
The DNA window shown above is from Crateriforma spongiae and carries:
- a CDS encoding ATP-binding protein; the encoded protein is MTEMSPVFPSDNPFRVRRVKPGAIPYQFVDPEIQQDDLVRRIITPDTGPKPTGPKLIVGPHGSGKTTLLHQLVPRIRQYWGTEIWVTLSSDLSPGENQNLLRRSMGKANHHRHRDPWLVIDGIEQLGRLNGWLLTRYLRRSGTRCLATSHRRILGWDHFFATRLNSELIHRLCDQLLADADSSLRKKVLNNLSSRDLHTTTDLRALWFELYDLVADFETQDRTAAVR
- the wecB gene encoding non-hydrolyzing UDP-N-acetylglucosamine 2-epimerase; the protein is MRPFIVLGTRPEAVKLAPLIRHCLERSDDFDPIVCSTGQHREMLEQVLGYFEIRPDVDLRLMKHGQTLAELTASCMQAVTDALVRAKPDCVVVQGDTTTVMTASVAAFYQKIPVVHVEAGLRTGDLWAPWPEEFNRRVAAIVTQLHCAPTEGAANALRREGIDESKIRVTGNTVIDALMWAVGRERANSETWSQKYPFAMADDVVLITGHRRENFGQGLADMCDAIAELSDRHPQAQFIYPVHLNPNVKGPVHQRLDGHDNIHLVPPADYREFVWLMDRARVVLTDSGGVQEEAPSLGCDVFVTREKTERPEAVDAGLAHLVGTDRQKIVDSVSQSLQSGRAAGGSTDAANIRDNPYGDGTSSVQIADWMAEVFS
- a CDS encoding DNA-directed RNA polymerase subunit alpha C-terminal domain-containing protein, which codes for MTRIPLSQADEQARLRRERMDLSIAEMKLTVRTTNCLEETGILTVRDLLNATPKRLLSISNFGEKTLEEVYGALEDLGFYRSGHRPDQPR